The following is a genomic window from Rhododendron vialii isolate Sample 1 chromosome 9a, ASM3025357v1.
TAATTATATCTGGAAAGGTCAGATCTTTCTCGATTTGATTACTTTTTGGCTAATTATGTTTACCTCCAATCTAAATAAGGAtatgttctttttgttttgcctTCCCTGTAATCGGGTTTGATTCGTTTCATTGATATTCACGATTGATTATAGGAGGCACAATTTATACTTTGTTACAATATTTGGTGCATCTCATAAAATAAGGAGTTCTTATGGTAATATCAGGATCCTTTTCCCTTTGCATGATCATGGTTGTTTATCAATCTCCCAGACATAAATTAAGGGGTGTTGTTTGGGTTTTGGGGGATGTTTTTGAGAataatgaatggagagatagatagaaaaaatttattggagaccgttCCCAGGGGGTTTGagatcccaaaacgaacaaggcagCAACCTTTCCTTTGCATATTGCGATTAACATAATTTCTAGTAACCGGAGTTTTTACCCAGGAAATGACTATAGAGGGAGGAGTGCGGTGTACGTATAGAGTTGATATGATGTGGAACACACACCCTTCGAATGAATCTGGTTCACAGATTCCACTTGTTACTTTTATAGGTAAAAATTCTTGGGTTTGTTGGCTTGTAAATTGTAATACTGCCGATGTTTTAAGATAACTTGATCATGCATAAATTGAAGAGCAACCTTGTGTCAAACATGTATAATATTTCGTTTGGGGATGTCATGAGCCACATCATCTTGGGCAGCCCCTTGAAACTTGTTATCCTAGACAAAATTGATAAGTAATGCAGACAGCTGTTGGTCCGAAAAGGAGAACAGAAAATGGGGCTACTAATAAAGGCTTAAGTATTACAAGGGGCTACTAATAAAGGCTTAAGTATCACATACTTGGAATGAGTATCTTGTCATGAGTAAAGCGTCAAGAGGAACCCCTGAAAGTCTCTGTAAGTCAAACGCCTAAGGAATCCACGTGAGAATATTTCGATATAGAAGCCCCACCCACTGAAGAAGAAATCTCTCAAAGATTTCTTAGATCGCCGTAAATATTTCTCTTGAAAACCTTTACGTTCCGTCCTTTGTTAATTATCGGGAATTTAGTGCTTGGATATGTCCTTAATTTGGTTTTCTTGCTTCAAGCCAGTGAATGTTTTCGGAGTGTAGGTTACTCTACAGTATTGGCGGACATGGAATATCCCCTAACTTCTGAAAAAGAGGTTTAAAATGTTTGGAGTACTGTGGTTGGAGGATGATTCAATGCCTTGGACTAGATTCGCTCCTAATGTTCCGATGATAGAAGTCAATCTTTTTAATAAGGTGTCAATTGTGGTAAATTTATCAACTTCATCAACGAGTAATACACTCTCCCCCTTTGGTGGTGAAGCCTACTAAAATTGGATTGGCTTGGGAAgcaggacttttttttttgcttggcaaaagtTAGCATTGTTAGTTGTAGTCAAAGAGGTTTGAACCCATTTCAAATGCATGGGAGTACATGGTGCCTTTTACTTCACTTGTTGGGAAGCAGGAATGGGTTTCTTATACGCAGTATTGTTGGGTATTGGCATAGAGCTCAATCTCATTGAAGCATCTATATAATTTAGAACTGTCTTGGTGCACGAGCCGTTTCACAGTTGATGCAACAGTGGGAAATCCTACGACTGGGGATGTTAATTTCTCATAATACTATATATTGCTATCACAGCCTGGAGGGATAGAGTTTGAATATCTCGCATAATGCATATTAATGCCAAAAGATTGTGTGAGACCCTGACGGAAAATAGAAATCATTTGGAATAATAATTTTCATCTCTTTTGTCTCGTCTTTCTATTTCGAAAGAAACAGTAtttaaatatatactatattcTTCGGGTAATGTTAGATTTACCAAATTTACATCAAATGATTCCCCTGTAAGTTTGAAATTACTCTATCAGGTGTATGATGTCACCCCATTCATGGATGATCATCCCGGCGGCGATGAAGTTTTGCTCTCTGCAACTGGTAATATCCCAGCATTATGCTATATTTCTTCAATCCGACTTCCCCCCCTTTCTATTTTGGATCCATAAGTGTCAACCACGACATATTTACGAcataatttgttgaattttgCAGGGAAAGATGCAACGAATGACTTCGAAGATGTAGGCCACAGCGATTCTGCTAGGGAGATGATGGAAAAGTATTACATTGGTGAAGTAGACCAGTCAACTGTTCCATTGAAACGCAATTACACGCCACCTCAGCAAGCCCCTTACAATCCCGACAAGACCCCCGACTTCGTAATTAAGATTTTGCAGATCCTTGTACCCCTCTTGATCTTGGGTTTGGCCTTTGCTGTTCGGCAATACACCAAAGAGAAGTAAACCCAGTTGCTACTATCTTTCGTGTGCCCCATATTGGGTTAGATGGTCACCTATGTTATTTGGTTGAGTCATTGAAAgaacaattttcttttattgtatgTTGATGTTCTCCGCATGCTGCATTAGCTCATATAGTGACGTTCATCTGGAGTCAAACCGAGTGCTTGGATGTCTTTTTAGCAAACTGTTATGCTGCAAACACCGAACTTTGTTCTATTCTGATAAGACAAGAAGAAGAGTCTTCTTTGGTTTCATTTGAGTTTGTATTGTGCATGTTGAGTCTGCAGCGTGTGCATCTTCTCTTTATGGTTCGATAtcatggtttttattttttccagtCTCTGGATGGGGTTTATCTTCATGTTTTGGGCCTTTGGGCTCAACTATTTAGACATCAACACTTCAAAATTGAGTAATCACAACCAGTGGCggatgcaagtttttttttgttttggcagACGCAAGATTTGGACGTAACGGGAGTTCACATGCATTATGATAAAAAGTATATCATGTAAGTACGTATTGTCACTTGCTAAGTCTTGCCAAGAGTTGAAATTTTATATTCATACGTTAACATTACACAGGCGATCAAAAAATGGTTGATAACGTGAAATTTAATGGAATTTTTTTCCACGTGGGAagtttaagaatttttttgcaCTCAAGAGACTTACAGGGGTCGATACCAATACCATAGAACTTTCTTAAGTAAACTTCAAAAACAATAATATGACTATTGCTAGTATTTGGAGTTGTGGAGGGCCCAGCACTCCCGACACCCTTGTGTCCGCCACTGATCACAATCCTTCACTGATCACAACCCTTCTAAAGATGGGGCTGTTCTCATTCAACACCTAGAAAGGTTTCTACTTTCTAGTGTCTAAACCCATAACACGTTTCATATTTGCAAGGTACAGATATGGACATGATAAACTCGATCCGTAGGGATTTAGCAACCCCTTGAACCCGCAACAACATAACCACTAGAGTAATGAAACTATAACAGAATCAATGATCGTGGAGTTtaaggatgtcatcaatgacAGATTATTTGGAGCAGAGACGGAGGGAGGTgtgggcatatgggggccaaGGTCCCCGCGCGGTttcggggttttttttaaaatattaatgttttttttttgtttttttgtttggtgagaacatttaagtattgtattttgtattggatattatttagacataaaaatgtgttcgtttttgtcccaaaacccaatttctctctctgtgcacggtctcccataagtttttccttcaattgttgatcttatttctttttctatctctctctacttactacccaaaaaaacctccctcaaaatttaaaccaaacaaactggAGTATTAGATTCCtgaaccttcaaatttcaaaatcgtaTTCATAGATTGGCCCCCGTGTTTACAAGATCTTGGTTCCGTCCCTGATTTGGAGGCCTCCAAGAAGTCATAATAAAGAAAATTATGCAGCTTCTAGTTCTTTTACATTAAATCAAACATCACGCCTCACAAGACTCCCGTTTCCAGTAACGTCTCATTGGAATGTATGCAACCTTAGGCAGACAAGTTAGACAACGGCTATTTAATCGCAgttattggcaaaaagaatCTGCAGGAATGCAACAGCATTCATCATCTGCAATCATCCCATTTTCTGAAGTAAGAACCGCGTTGGCTGTTATCAATTCTTATCTGTCAGGCTAATCACAATTCAGCATAACTCGCTGCTCACCTCAACTTAGCTCAGTGCCAAGGTTTCAGCTTCCCCCACCATTCaattaaccacaaataaaaCCTGATACTAGCAAGTtatgtaaaacgaaaaatagaCAAACTCTAACTAGACGAGAAGGTGATGGTAAGAAATGAAACCCAAATTAAGAGGAGAATTTGAAGGAAACATTATTTTGGTACCACATAATCCAAATAAACTAGCCGCCAGCATGGAATGAAGTAAAACCCCACGTTCATCAACTATACACACGAGTCATAAAATTCTCTATGAAACATTACCAACCATACAGATAATGCATGAAGTAAAAAAGAACGTAATTTTTGTGCTATACGTCGACTCGAAGAGCCAGAGGCATGGCTAAATAGCTAAAGCTTAGAAGCTGCTCCCCTGTCCAAAAACCATGTCAGCTCCCCCTCGGGCGAAACCAATTTTACAGGCAGCAAATCAGGATTCTGTCCATCACCCAATGCCACATTCACTGCGTCAGCTTTACCAGCCCCTGCTACCACAAGCGCAATATTTGCAGAGGAGTTGATAACTGGAAAAGTGAAAGTAATTCTCTGGGGTGGTGGTTTTGGGGAGTCCTCGATAAAGGACACCCATTGTTTGTTCTCATGGACAAGAGGGTGTCCCGGGAATAGGGAAGCCACGTGTCCATCTGGCCCCATACCCAGTAGCATGAGATCGAATTTCGGGAACCCACTAGCCTGAGAGAAATCTATTGTGTTTATCTTGACTAAATGTTTGACACAGGTCTCATAGTCATCAGCGGCACCTTCTGCTGAAAGTGCTTCATTGATGGCGTAGACGTTACCAGTGGGAATCGGTACCTGCCAAAGTGAGGAGGCTTACACAGCTGAGAAAGTATTCAATGTAGCACAAAGTAGTGTCAGAATCGGTCTAAATATAGAGGAGGAATATGGTCGTAGGATGCTCTACGATTTTCTtggaaatttttattgactaCCAAAACTACACACATAAGATGGAAAGGTATGTGTgtaagagaaagagagagcgcCAAACCAATTGCACTTACCAAAAGGTTCAAGTAATCTTCTCAAGTTTCCAAAGCAGGGTGCCATAAATGGCACATTTTTAATGGCGATTTCTTATTCTATTGTTCAAAAGTAAGACATTACGTGTCTTAGTACCTACTACTTGTGCACTTCACCATTGACAGTGATAAAGGTTCTTGATTAGTGTTATATAACTTATATCAGGATATTGAAATGGTCGATGACAAAAGACTCCAGTGACGAAAGTGGTTTTGCAATAGACATGGTTATGATTAGCATTTGGCAATGTTCTGCAAATTTTTGAAATAAGGGGGAGAGAAATAGCAAGAGACCAGGTGGTTAGCTTGCTTACCCTAGAATTTTAGTGTAGAAGTGGTGCCTGCCTATTCATGAGCCAAGGGGGATCCAGATGCATGATTCTGAAACTTCAGGGAGGAAATTTGTTCTAAAATCGAAGCGCAATTCGTCTATCAAAGCTATTCAGAACTTGAAGTTAATGACTTCTGAATGGATTGAGAATGAGTTTAAAGATTCAACACTCCCTTGCTCCAAAGATGAGGATTAAGGTGGCTACACAGATTGATATGTACCAAACCAATTCAACCTAGCCCTATATCACAACTTCATAACTGCCAAAACCATTTTTGCACATTTATTCACCTCCATTTCTAGAGTTCTTTTGTTTTCCAACCTCTGCTTCTGAGATATACAACCACCCACGGACACAATGAAGCAGAAATTACTGGAACAGATCCAAATGTTAATGTTAAACAGTCACACGAGCACTAAAAGTACGCAAACTACGACAATCAAGGATGCATGACAATTGGCAACCCAATTTACACAGGATAAAAAACCACAACCTCGGAGCATACCATTGATAGAAAACCATCGTTGGCGAGCTTATAGTTGCTATCTTCATGATCCTTAGGAACCACTCTCTCATCCACCCAAAATACATGCCATTTCGACCAGTCCACCGAATCAATGTATGGAGCTTCTACTAGTTTCCTGAATATCCAAAAGCAATCAATTACACAATTCGAACTTTGTAAACATAACGTCATAActtcaacacacacaaaacgagagagagatagagaataTGCTCTAATCTAACCATTCACTAAATGAAAATGCTACGGATACAGATGTCTGAAAACAAATGTGTTCAAAACCGTTCGATGTGTGTAGACTAGTCCCCCTGCGAACCTACATGTATGCGGGCTTCTGTGTCCGCAACACTGCTCTCAAATAAGTTGGCCACACCGACCAGGGTTTCCAACTACCAAAATTAACTATCCTTCATCGCTACcaattttgtataaaaatctTCCCTGTCCTACATTTTCTCAGCAAAAAACCAGAAAAACCAATAGAAAGTccaaaattagaaaagaaaacattagGTTTTTCACCTGAGAGATTTGATCAGAGAACCACCAGAAAAAACAACGGTGAAAGCACCTCTCTCTTTCGCAAAATGATCCGACAGATCGGCGGTGTATTTCGCCAGAGACACCGCCAGAGCTTCCTCCGTGTCGAACACCTGTACCTTCCCTTTGCCTTTCTCCGTCCCCATCGACGACATCACTCTGAAATTCAATTTCTTGTAGTCTGCGCTAATCACTGAAACCCTGGCAATAGTTTTAGTGACGAACGATTGCGTGATCGATGGAACGCTCAGCGGCGATCGACGTAACGGCGGGCGTAGCGTAGTGAGCGATGTGAGTAATTTAGCAGCGAGACTGAGGGAGCAGGTGGCCATGTGCAAGGCAATGCGCGCTGTGGTGTGCGTATATAACGACTGGCCAACTGGCGGAAGTTGGACGTTGACATGTCggaattttcaaacttttttttgggctttgatTAGGTGTGGGGAGGCGTGGCGTACGACGATGGGCCGTGGTTCTGCGTTGGACACGTGGTGTTGGAGCGTAGGCGAcacttatgccttgtttggttgAGTGACATCTTATCCATTTATTGGACTAGCTTTCGTCGGCGGATTTTTCCATTTGGGGTCCAATAATCACGATCGATAAATCAAAGATCAAACGGATGTGTCATGCGTGTAACTTCAAAaagtggcggagccagaattGAAAGAAGGGGTGGCATCAATTAATCCACTCAGAAAAATGACTACATCCCTCGTACTTCCTGATTGGCACTATGAATTCAAATATCTAAGAGGGGAAGTCTTTGCTAGGGATGGCACTATGTCTCCTGCCCTGCAAGATCGGGGCGGGGCggatttttatcaaatttttgagATACCGGGTAGGGGAACATTAGTAAAATTTGGCCGGGGTCGGGTTGATATTATCTCGCACCGTTACTCGCCCAAAATGTATTTAtgtgcaaaaatatatttttaatctcTAATTTAATTATCGTTATACTTAGATTTTATATTTTAccctattattattattattcttattatacttaaaaaaaaaaacttatatccttacctttatattttcaccattatactaaaatatcactttatttttaaaaaaaatcttttattttgcttttaagttaacaattatttttaatttcttatagAGCGGGGTAGGGTGGATAAATCCATCCCCCAATCGGGCTGAAAAAGGGGTACGCAAAAATTACCCGATCGTGGCCAGGTCAAGGCTAGGGCCGTGTGTAATTTTTGAGTTGAGGTATGCCAAAACCCGCCCTATTGTCATTCCTATCAGTTGCATCCCTCTTTCTCCTGTAACACGCAGCAGAAATTTAAATCTCTAAAAAGAATGAGCCACCACATTGCGCTCTCTCCTTTGGCAAGCACAAAAAAAGATTTGACAAATTTTAAGTGATGTCGGGGAAAATGAGAatccctcttttttttataagcaatgaGAATCCCTCTTTCACcccaaatgtaaaaaaataaaagaattttaaTAGGAGGCATGGCCACAGGTCGCACACATAAGCTAGTGGGCCACATTCATAATTTATTCTCATGCGTCTATACATCGACATGTTTTGTTAATTCAATTTACTCCTTCCGTTCTAAAATAAGTATTCGGTTTgtaaaatgagaacttaaaaatatgttttctacaagaaaaaattcaaatttttttcataaattaaaagaactcatggATATTCAGTAAATTGttcaaaaaagtttgattttttctttaaaaaaatccaaattatttttaagttctcgttttaTAGACCGGACACTTATTTTGGGACGGATAAAGTATATGTTTATTAACACTAACATAATTTTTAAAGAAACATAgagtaaaaatattaaaactcatggggaaaaaaaattaatgaaatgaCGGCCAATCAACCGTTTGGTTCTTGAACTCAATAACCGTTTTACCTATATGTACATGTAGCACTCTCCCCCacccccacctctctctctctctagtactagtCATCGTCAAAGAAATCAAGAACATCAAGAAACAAATAATGgatggaagaggaagagaaacaaGTAGGAAAGCCAGGATGAGCTTCAAGGATTTCATGAAGGATTATCCGGTAAAaggagaggaagaaaaagaaggcaacATTAATGTGCACGAAGAGATGAAATCAGCGTACGTATCTCTCGTTATAATGCATTCTCACTAacgaatttttaattttttcgattttgaAGATATCCTGTTGCTTTAATTTATGGGAGAATTGTAGTAGTACTACTTGTTTATTGTTTGGTGTATCTATATATATCCAATTGCCTTTTAcgatttatttttgttaaaaaagtaCTCCAATAAACTAATGCTCAATTGATTTATGGAGATTGTCACATTTGTGAGGGTCTGTTTGAATAGtgtgaaagtgaaagaaaatacaagaaagagaaaataatgaCACTTTTTTAGTATTTGATTAGCATGAAAATACAAGAAAGTGTAAGAAAGTGAATTTTCTTATACAACTCATTAAAACATGATTACATAGCTTCCATTTTCTTGCTAAAAACATAAGGGATGATTTTCCCAATAGGAAGATATATACCAAATCACTTACTTCCATAAATTATGGATTTTTATCTTTAACCGTGATTAAACTTGATAAGGTTTGTAAGTTAGAAACAACCAATAGAAATGGGGTTATTGTTCACCCTCATTTGGTGAGAGTGAACAAAATCGAACTCCTTCCTATTTCGATCATCATAGACTCGATCATCGTAGACTTAAATCTTGAACACTCTATGTTGATATGTTACAATCTtagtattaaaaaaaacctAGAATTTAATCCTGGGTAATGATCCTAGTAGACTTTACAATCTTGGGTTATCATTTTCAGACCAGAATCAATCAAGAGGGGAAGGGAGGAGGAGCTGCTATTTCAGAAGACATTAACGAGTTTGGATTGCCATGAATTTTTGGCAATATCAACGGCAAACGCCTTGGCGCATTTCCCATCACTCCAGACCACTGAACTAGGAGAATACAGTGGGGTGGAGACTCTGCGTATGGTCCCCTTGAACACCCCGGGACCGGGAGAGCCATCGAACTTGAAGTTCATTTACTGTCAAAACAGGAAATCCTACGGGATCTTTGATGGGTGGAGTGATTTTGCCCAAAAATACAAGTTGAAGGAAGGAGAAATGGTAGAGTTATACAAAAGCACTGTTCTGGACAAGGAATACTTGATAGATTTCCACAAGACAGGTAATGAGAACGAAGAGATGCCTCTAGTTGCGAAGAAGACCATTCATATGTATGGATACGACTTGGAATATCTTTTTGAGAAGGAGCTAAGTCGAGCTGACGTTTCGTGGCTGAAATTGCTGAAGATTCCGGCAGCCGAAGCCCAAGAGCATTTGCCTCCTCTGAAGCAAGCAGATGGAAGCTACAAGGAGATAGAAGATGTTTTGGTTTACGATGCCGGAAAAAAGTTGCATTGGATGGAGATCTCGAAACGACTTTTCGGCATCTACTACATATCTGGGCAGTGGGATGATTTTGTATCCCTTCACAAGTTGTGCGATAAAGACATTATTCGCTTCTTCAAACTCAGACTAGTTCCGTTCTATACGCACTATCTGATTGACTATGTCAGAGCTAAAAGGGGTTGAGAAAAAATGTGAGGGAGCGGGATCTGCAAAGGATAGTCAAATGActcataggaaaaaaaaaaatagatactCTCTGAAATTTCAACAGGAACAAGATTCAAAACCCTGTCATTGTCTGATGAATTACTTGCATTTTGATTATGAGAGTGTTTACACCTGTTTTTAGCACTGAACATCGAGCTCATATAACAGTTGACTGGTCTACATCATCGAGCCAATGCCTGAGAGATGATGTATCAATCCCATTGAATTTTCAAGTTATCAACCAATTTTTGATCACTTGTGTCATGTTAAACGACGCTTGCATTCAAAATTTCAACTCTTCGCAAGACTCATCAAGTGACAATACATACTTACACAATATACTTTGTATCATAATGCAGAAACACACGTCATTCGAACCCCCATTAAGTCCAAATCTTGCatccgccaaaaaaaaaaaaaatcttgcatCCACCTTTGGTTGTGATTACTCAATTCTGAAGTGTTGACATCTAAATAGATGAGCCTAAAGGCCCAAAACATGAAGATAAACCCCATCCAGAGACCAGAGACTGGAAAAGATAAAAACCATGAAACCGAACCATAAAGAGAAGATCCACAGGCTGCAGACTATAAACATGCACAATACAAACTCAAATGAAACCAAAGCAGACTCTTCTTGTCTATCAGAATAGAAGAAAGTCCGGTGTTTGCAGCATAAGAGTTGCTAAACGGACATTCAAGCACTCCGTTTGACTCCAGATGAACGTCACAATATGAGCTAATGCTTAATCACAGCATTTCGAGAACATCaagaaacgaaaaaagaaaattgttctTCCAATCACTTGACCAAATAACGTAGATGACCATCTAGCCCAATATAGGGCACAAGAAAGAGAGTAGCAACTTGGTTTAATTCTCTTTGGTGCATTGCCGAATAGCAAAGGCCAAACCCAAGATCTAGAGGGGTACGATGATCTGCAAAATCTTAATTACGAAGTCAGGGGTCTTGTCGGGATTGTAAGGGGCTTGCTGAGGTGGCGTGTAATTGCGTTTCATTGGAACAGTTTACTGGTCAACTTCACCAATGTAATACTTTTCTATCATCTCTCTAGCAGAATCGCTGTGGCCTACATCTTCGAAGTCATTTGTTGCATCTTTCCCTGCAAAATTCGACAAGTCGTGGTTGACGCTTATGGATCCAGAATAGAAGGGGGAGAAGTCGGAGTGAAGCAATATGGCATAACGTTGGGATATTACCAGTTGCAGATAGCAAAACTACATCGCCACCAGGCTGTGAATGGTAGCAATATACAGTACTACGAGAAATTAACATCCCCAGTAGTAGGATTTCCCACTGTTGCATCAACAGTGAAACTGCTTGTGCGAAACCAAGACGGTTCTAAGTATATAGACATTTCAATGCAATTGAACTCTATGCCAATACCAAACAATATTGCGTAT
Proteins encoded in this region:
- the LOC131300471 gene encoding cytochrome b5-like codes for the protein MASDPKLLAFEEVNNHNKTKDCWLIISGKVYDVTPFMDDHPGGDEVLLSATGKDATNDFEDVGHSDSAREMMEKYYIGEVDQSTVPLKRNYTPPQQAPYNPDKTPDFVIKILQILVPLLILGLAFAVRQYTKEK
- the LOC131300472 gene encoding probable 6-phosphogluconolactonase 4, chloroplastic isoform X2 translates to MATCSLSLAAKLLTSLTTLRPPLRRSPLSVPSITQSFVTKTIARVSVISADYKKLNFRVMSSMGTEKGKGKVQVFDTEEALAVSLAKYTADLSDHFAKERGAFTVVFSGGSLIKSLRKLVEAPYIDSVDWSKWHVFWVDERVVPKDHEDSNYKLANDGFLSMVPIPTGNVYAINEALSAEGAADDYETCVKHLVKINTIDFSQASGFPKFDLMLLGMGPDGHVASLFPGHPLVHENKQWVSFIEDSPKPPPQRITFTFPVINSSANIALVVAGAGKADAVNVALGDGQNPDLLPVKLVSPEGELTWFLDRGAASKL
- the LOC131299908 gene encoding cytochrome b5-like, with translation MASDSKLLALEEVNKHNKTKDCWLIISGKWEILLLGMLISRSTVYCYHSQPGGDVVLLSATGKDATNDFEDVGHSDSAREMIEKYYIGEVDHLQPVDLLFMVRFHGFYLFQSLVSGWGLSSCFGPLGSSI
- the LOC131300472 gene encoding probable 6-phosphogluconolactonase 4, chloroplastic isoform X1, with protein sequence MATCSLSLAAKLLTSLTTLRPPLRRSPLSVPSITQSFVTKTIARVSVISADYKKLNFRVMSSMGTEKGKGKVQVFDTEEALAVSLAKYTADLSDHFAKERGAFTVVFSGGSLIKSLRKLVEAPYIDSVDWSKWHVFWVDERVVPKDHEDSNYKLANDGFLSMVCSEVPIPTGNVYAINEALSAEGAADDYETCVKHLVKINTIDFSQASGFPKFDLMLLGMGPDGHVASLFPGHPLVHENKQWVSFIEDSPKPPPQRITFTFPVINSSANIALVVAGAGKADAVNVALGDGQNPDLLPVKLVSPEGELTWFLDRGAASKL